A stretch of the Lactuca sativa cultivar Salinas chromosome 9, Lsat_Salinas_v11, whole genome shotgun sequence genome encodes the following:
- the LOC128129052 gene encoding uncharacterized protein LOC128129052 yields the protein MKTNNKWTDSSFDQLLELLHSTFPPDNKVPRSYYLAKKKLKKLGLGYESIHVCKNDCFLFWKEHKSLQVCLICKESWWIDKNTKGKKVAHKVLRYFPVAPRLRRLYCSRYTSKNMIWHSTGRSEDGVMRNPVDGESWQKFDVDYPDFSSELRNVRLGLAADGFNPFGNMCNPHSTWQVVLTTYNLPPWLCMKESSFMLALSIPGPKAPGKDIDVFLRPLVEELKFLWQSGVRIKDATTNTFFTMKAMLLWTINDFSARSSLSGWSGQGYRACLTCNEDTPSYRAVNKVVYIGHRRFLDVDDPLRMSLKFNGQPETRPTLRHFTNEDIQEQLGRIILRNLGKHPNTLKENMDRQGFELNWSKRSIFFELEYWYSLQLKHNNRFDACREKCG from the coding sequence ATGAAGACcaacaacaaatggactgatagTTCATTTGATCAACTCCTTGAGTTGTTGCATTCGACATTTCCACCAGACAACAAGGTTCCCCGTTCATATTATTTAGCAAAAAAGAAACTGAAGAAGTTAGGTTTGGGGTACGAGTCAATTCATGTGTGCAAAAACGATTGTTTTCTCTTCTGGAAGGAACACAAGTCATTGCAAGTTTGTCTCATTTGTAAAGAGAGTTGGTGGATTGATAAAAACACCAAGGGTAAGAAAGTAGCTCATAAGGTGTTACGGTACTTTCCAGTGGCCCCTAGACTACGCCGTTTGTATTGTTCACGGTACACTTCCAAAAATATGATATGGCATAGTACTGGGAGATCAGAAGATGGTGTGATGCGTAATCCCGTTGATGGAGAGTCTTGGCAAAAATTTGATGTAGATTACCCTGACTTCTCGAGTGAACTTCGCAATGTACGACTAGGGCTGGCAGCTGATGGCTTTAATCCATTTGGTAACATGTGTAATCCGCATAGTACGTGGCAGGTTGTACTCACCACTTACAATTTGCCACCATGGCTTTGTATGAAAGAGTCATCATTCATGTTGGCCTTGTCGATTCCCGGCCCTAAAGCGCCTGGAAAGGACATAGATGTTTTCCTTAGGCCGTTAGTGGAAGAGCTTAAGTTTTTATGGCAATCAGGCGTACGCATTAAAGACGCAACGACAAACACATTCTTCACGATGAAAGCTATGTTGTTATGGACAATAAACGACTTTTCAGCTCGTAGTAGTTTATCGGGCTGGAGCGGACAAGGGTATAGAGCATGCCTGACTTGCAATGAAGACACTCCGTCGTACCGTGCAGTAAATAAAGTCGTTTATATCGGTCATCGTCGGTTCTTAGATGTTGATGATCCATTAAGGATGAGTTTGAAATTTAATGGGCAACCAGAGACAAGACCCACTCTGAGACACTTTACTAATGAAGACATACAAGAGCAACTAGGTCGTATAATACTTCGTAATCTGGGTAAACATCCTAACACTCTCAAAGAAAACATGGATCGTCAAGGATTCGAGTTGAACTGGTCGAAACGTAGCATATTTTTCGAGCTCGAGTATTGGTATTCTCTGCAGCTGAAGCACAACAATAGATTTGATGCATGTCGAGAAAAATGTGGGTGA
- the LOC111895275 gene encoding caffeoyl-CoA O-methyltransferase: MAATGEAQPAKHQEVGHKSLLQSDALYQYILETSVYPREPESMKELREVTARHPWNLMTTSADEGQFLNLLLKLINAKNTMEIGVYTGYSLLSTALALPEDGKILALDINRENYEIGLPIIEKAGVAHKIDFREGPALPLLDQMIDDVKFHGSFDFIFVDADKDNYLNYHKRLIDLVKIGGVIGYDNTLWNGSLVAPADAPLRKYVRYYRDFVLELNKALAVDPRVEICQLPVGDGITLCRRIS, encoded by the exons ATGGCTGCCACCGGAGAAGCTCAGCCTGCAAAGCACCAAGAAGTTGGCCACAAGAGCCTCCTTCAAAGCGATGCACTTTACCAATACATTCTCGAAACCAGTGTTTACCCCAGAGAGCCAGAATCCATGAAAGAGCTACGAGAGGTCACTGCTAGACACCCTTG GAATCTTATGACGACATCTGCTGACGAAGGACAGTTTTTGAACTTACTTCTCAAGCTCATAAATGCTAAGAACACGATGGAGATCGGTGTTTACACCGGTTATTCCCTTCTTTCTACTGCTCTTGCTCTTCCAGAAGATGGAAAGATATTGGCTTTGGACATAAACCGTGAAAATTACGAAATTGGCCTTCCAATTATCGAGAAAGCCGGTGTTGCTCACAAGATTGACTTTAGAGAAGGCCCTGCTCTTCCTCTTCTTGACCAAATGATTGACGAC GTAAAATTCCATGGCTcgtttgattttatttttgtgGATGCTGATAAAGACAACTATCTTAATTACCACAAAAGATTAATTGATCTTGTGAAAATTGGAGGTGTGATTGGCTACGATAACACCCTTTGGAATGGTTCTTTGGTGGCACCTGCTGATGCTCCACTGCGAAAGTATGTTAGATATTATAGAGACTTCGTATTAGAGCTCAATAAAGCGTTGGCTGTTGATCCAAGAGTAGAGATATGTCAGCTTCCGGTGGGTGATGGAATCACTCTGTGTCGCCGTATAAGCTAA